In Erigeron canadensis isolate Cc75 chromosome 8, C_canadensis_v1, whole genome shotgun sequence, the DNA window CGTGTGGCTGTTAACCACAAGGTCGGAGGTTGAAGCCCTCCTTCTAgcgatttgttttttttttaaagaacttTAGTTAACTCataacacaaaattaaaaaggatTACAATGTGAATATAacgattaaaaaaatatgtaagacACAGTAATACACATATGTTTCATTTATgaataaactttttaacacgCGCATGTTTATACTAACCTTAACTAGAATTATGatcgcgcaatgcggcagtgGTGGGAgtagtgatggcggaggtggtggtgacggtggtagGGGCGGCAACAGGGAAGACGGTGAGGCGACGGTGAGAACGGCGATcatggtgaatgtaaaagtaattgatgttaaaggtggaaatgtagttattttaagtgtttatgaatatatattgtaaattatttcattaattgtattatatatatatattagattagatgGAGTAGTAAATAAAATAGAGagatatttttggttttcaaagacagaaaatttaaagaaaaaaaaaatgatttattttattagataatataaatatagatgtaTTGTGCACCTCATACATGTTATATgtgatttatattaaaatttagcTGATGAAAATTCGTTTATTAAGAAACCTTATTTTATTCGACTTTAGTTAGTTGTCTTTCAATAGATCAATAATGATACTTAGATTAACCATATAGGGGTGtgattatttgaaaactaaattttttgtgaaaattagaaaatttgtcaaaatacattgtgatctgaatttaataCAATgtgcttttaattttattatttttttagaaaacacattgtgttaagtttatatCACGGTGTTTGAACAGTTTTCTGATTTTCACACGTttttatcaaaaacacactgtgagttaaaacttaacacaatgtgtttttaaattacacaataaaaacacatttgtgtttttagaaaacacaattaaaacgcATTGTGTTATATTCAAATCACAGTGTGTCTTGttcagttttttagttttcacaaaaaatttagcTTTGAGATGAACATTTCACTAACCATATAATCTTTGAAAAACTGACAAATTATCGTCAACGATTATGAATGtttatttcattaatattttttaaataaataagttcCATCAATTACCTTCACTAAAATATGTACACAATATCTTACCGATGAAACATCAACTCATTGACTATTTTGACATTAACATATTTTCCTTTCTACTGATAAATTGCTCATAATATCCATATTATTGGGCTATCTTTAAGGAAATACATCAGGGTTCAAATCCCACTTTCTACATTTGTGTAagtggattattaggctatttttGAGAATCTTGGGTTTCATCCTAGGTATGTGTGGTTCGAGCTtcgcatactgcccaattaAATGTCATTTTGGTGTCTCAAATGGTAACTAATAActcgttgttcaaaaaaaagttaatttcaaAATAGAAGTAGGAATATGGAGAAAAGTCTCCGCACGGGGACTCTGGGACCTCTCAACCCTGGCTAAACGAGAATCATACACCAAAGGTCCATACCAAATGCGCAACTAGTCATATGTCTGCACGatgcgacggtgtggtggtggtgacggtaacAGTGTTGTTATTAATGTgcaagtaattgatgttaatgGTGtaagtgtagttattttaatagtatatatatatatatatatatatttatttattgtaattaatttcatttaattagaattgtttaaaataataaaacaaaaaaagatagACATTTTATAGTTATCAACTATTTAGTTGAAAAAATGATGGGGAATATTTCataatgtatagatatatagatatagatgacaATCCAGCTTTGAAGTGACATATCGACATTTAATTTTTCTTCCTGTAAAGCGATATGTCACATTGTTTACTTACCCAATTACCCGTATCAAAAGTGGGTATAAATAAACTAGGATAAATTCATTACAATGTCCCTTTTAAATTATAAGGTAACCATTCTGTTGTATATTCTCCTTCCTAAACCAAGAAAATTCCAAAAGGATATAAACCTTGCATGTTTGCACAAACCATATATTTGACCATTCAATCCATAGGAGCGGCTAACATGTTAGTTTTTACAATCGACATGGAAACAGTGATAGGCAACTATAGCTAGTAAATCCTTGCTAACGAGTAAAGACCAACGGTTGCAGAAATTAATCACCAACGTGAATTTTTCTGGACATctcaaaatagaaataataGGTATTCCTTGAAGCTGCAGAagtacaaaaacaaaacaatccGAAGTGGAAATGTAGTTGGGTTTCTTTCAAGTTTCTAACTCTTTTGCTTCTGTAATGCCACTGTATCAACCATTGGCAAAAAGTAACAAAATTATAGCCTATGCTTCCAAGTTCCTTTTTCCTTCCATTTCTTTCAGAAAGTTTCCAAGTAACCTTTGATCCAACACCATGTTAGGTACCTGTAAGGTTACATTTAAAGTACAATGCTCAAACTccgtttgtgtttgtgtttgtgtttgtgtgtgtgtgtgtgtgtgtgagagagagagagagagagagagagagaggtagGTTATTGTTTTATCTCAAATGAGGAAAAATAATTAGCAAACAAGGGAAGAGCCCGCATTTGAATGTATATTTAGAGCATACCTcctaaataactttattaagaaagGTTTGTAATGATGGATTGATGGTAtagatttttaatattaacTTCAACAGATACTACATTTACTAAGCATATGGTTGTATTAACATGTGTCTGCCGAGTGTCATGACATTTACTATTGAGTTGCTTGGTTTCTTATAtcatataaatgtaataaataacCTAATTTCCaaagagagaaaatatataacCTTGTTTCCGAAGAACATTTTGGTGTTATTGGAAATTGCCTCAATGAACTTAAGCTCCAAAAATTGGGGTGTAAGTTTCAACTTATTTGCTTCAGCCTCTTTCATGGTCCTGTACATGAAAAGAGAATATCTTGCatacttaataaacttataaGTAATAGTGTGAAAATGTGAAATATACAAGAATGGTAGAACTCACTGGTAGTATTTGGCATCGGCCAAACTCTTTTCACGAGCAAGATACATTGTATTAGAAATTTCTTCTTGCCTTCTCAAACTGTCTTTTTCCATCAACTTCTGTTCCATCACAATCTTGCTAACATAAGCATTCTTCTCGGCTTCGGTAATAGCTATCTTCTTTTGTGTCTCTGCCTCCTTTTCAGCAACTCTTTGCCTCTCCACTGATACCAATACCTATATATGGTCACTAATAAGTCATTAAAATATGCATAGATAACTCGTACTTCTTCGTAGTTTGTACAAAAACCACAATGATTCCAGTTTCAGATATCCCATGAAGAATAAACTGTCTCtcttttaaaaatgttatatagtAACATTACCCGATTGTCATCTTGATCATGACAGAAATATTTACAGTACTAATCCGAGCCCACAAGATtccttatttttatttcaatagCATTTAGATACATGATTAGTGGTTTGAACTAATACTACCATGTGTTGGGTCAAAATGTTGTAATCTGGTACTAAAGGTGGAAAAATGGGATAGCTGGGGGGTTTTTATTTCAATAGCATGTACACAAAGAACAAGTGGTTTGCAGTTTCAATTGATACCATATGCTGGGTCAAATGTTGTGAATCTAAAAGCGAAAATaaagaagggggggggggggggggtatggGCTGGTTGTAAAATGAATTAAAGGGGCTTCGGTCGAAAAGGTTAAAAGGGTCGTTGGTTTGACATGAAACACTTTCTGTTCAAAAACTTCAACATTATATGAATAATTAGTGtgtcaaaaagaaaaagtaatcaTATAACTCCAGTAATCCAACTTTTTCATTAAACTGACTTAAAAGGTTTTATGAATTGCCTATACACATCGAGCTACTTTTGACCCATTCAATTTATTTGACCATTCTCTTTTAAGCTATACTTTTCACATGTCTGACTCATTGGCAATATATCATAACCCAAATGGACCtttcacttttctatatatattggTTAAAATTGCCACATCTAGAGTAACTGAATCAAGCGATCCTTATTATATTGATAAAGTGGGTAAGTATGCATATTATAATAAAAGACTTAAAGAAGATAAAGCACATTAAGAATCACATAAGGGAAAGGTGATGTACCTTAGTGCGTTCTTCTTCCATCTGTTCAAAATTCCTCCTTACACTTTCTGGGATTCTAGGCTTTGTTACACGAACACTGATAATTTCGATACCTGGTGCATAGCGCGTACAATCGGCTTGAAGAGCATCTTTCATTGTTTCATCAATctgaaaattttaaactttctgTTTTATATATGCAAAAAACTTGCATCAAtgacaaaacaaagaaaagaacAGCTTATGAAACTAataatttttagtttgttatacACTGCAACGAAAACACAACTTCCATCATAGTAAATGCTTCACAGCTGCGGATATGCCTCTTCTAGATAAGcatacacaaaataaataaaaaccatatatatatatatatatattttcttttaccaTGTGTGTATCAGTGTAACCTCTCACTTATATGATATAACGGCTTACTAATAGAATCACACTAATACCTGATCAAACATATCTATATAAACTTCTTGAAGGGAGTGAACGCTACAAAATTGATTGATCTCGTGATGAATTTTGTCATATATCCAAGTATGGTCATACTCTACACCATAGTTGAGAAGGGTCTCATATACAGCTTCCTTTTTTAGGCGGTTAACAACCTATAAGCcaaaaataaatcatatataaatgaaGTACTTTGAATTATAACTCATAAAGCAGTAATGtcagtattattatttatgtttaccTCAATCCTGTCGAAGTTGATCATAACACCCCCTTTTGTCCCACAAGGAATATCCCTAAcctatatattatcattaaggACCATAGTCCAAGATTAGGTAGTTCAGTAACGCAACTATTCTTCATCATATttagaataaataaaaacacaaaaaaaatctaACCAGATCTGTCTGAAGGGTCACTTGGACAGGCTCGTAATGAGTTATCAGAGGTAGCTTCACATGAAAGCCTGTATATGACATAGTACAACaaagttatacatatatgttaaaagaaaaagaaaaaagcgaGGCTGCTTCATTGTGTGAAAAAACATCACTTCCAAAGTACTGCTAACAAACCTGGAGTGGTAGTTGTCTTCTGGAGGGCACCCCCTAGCCAGTAAACCCCAACATGACCTTCAGGAACTTGATGTAAGATTGTCAAGCTGTTCTTTAAGTTTGGTGATGAAGACGGAAGCAGAACCTGTAAATATAAGAAACAAAGATGCATTGAGTAGAATAAATTAGTATTGTCATAACTCGCACTTTTTTTCACCATTTaaatcttaaaataataatgttatattGTCATTGCTTAGAAATTACATGGTCAGCAAAATAAGCATATTATACTAATACAGGAACAAGCTTTTTATCCCAAACTAGTGCAAAATGAATGACGATTCGACGATTAGATAACAGGGACCTAGAATACCGACACATGAAACTGAGTTGCAAAAACGAACTGACTTCTGCGATAATAAGCATTACCAAAAGCAATATTGAAGCTTATAAAATCCGTACATGTGCAACATAAACTGGAAAATGGTGTATCTTGTTCTATAGGAAAGAAGCAACGCTTCAGTTTGCTGATTGCTAATCGTCATAAGCCTCTGCAGAGGTAggtcaagtatatatatatatatatcctagcACCATGCTATCTATGTTAAGAAATATTTTCCATAAAGGGAAGGCACTTGAAGTTTGTCAGCTTGAAAACAATCTTGCATTCCAGCTTGAAAAATGTGAACTATGAGAAACTTATTTACACTAGTAAATAAGATGCATGTTTTTTTACCCCTAAATTCACGATTTTGGTCTTATTTATGAAAACATAGTGAGTAAGACAAAGACAATAATCCCACCTCCAATATCTATCTGATAACTAGTAAAGCCATAGGACCCCGAAAGCTCCTAATCAAATCTATGGACAGGAGGCCGAGCCTGAAGATTTTTCCATTTCTTTCCTTactattaatattttttgtctGGTTCAATATAATGGCCTACGCCAGGCAGCCAGTAAGTAGAACTCACTGGACCACAAGCTTCTCAAGTACAAGCATTCATTTTTCTGGTTAGAAGCATCTTGGGCGTTAAGATTGGATCCGTCAAAGGAGGCTTACCCAATTAAGTAAGCATTTAATGTGTTTACCCAAAGAAGGATTCCATTTACATAAAAAGATGAATTGATCTACAGCATTCAATGGGAAGCATTATACACTGAAAATATGAATTACCCTCAACTACCCATCCCagataataaaaaatacaaattactAAAGGTTCGAGCGAATACATTTAAACGgtataaattttgttaaagGACCTGGAAATTAGATATactccaaagtccaaaccaTACACTTAAACTTCTCGGATTTCTTTTCGCAAAGTTGCTCCAAACATGTACTACTGGTTTGGTTAAAGCTTATAAAGTACCCTTATAAAACACTACAAAGTAACTAAACATTTGCAACTGAATGTACACAACTTCAAAACCTTCCGTTGTGAGTATTAAACTTATAATTCattgttattgtatgtatttGACCTTTTATAGCTTGTAAAACACTGACGCGGCACCGGTTTTGATGACTTGGCAAATTATATGACTAGCAAAAAACAGCTATTACCTAATGAAAAGGTAACCACCCAGATAAACGGAACGATATACAACGTCACAAGTTGGATACATTACTTAACTCTATAAGTAAATATAAACGCATCAAGTTATCACATATTAACAGTTGTAATTAAGTAAACCTAAAGCTCGGTAATCCGCACGAATGTATCCGATTATAGATATAcgatttgtatataaataattaatttcaagCACGATCAGTAGTATAAATTAAAACCCTAAGAATTAACGATTAACAAAATCATTgactaaataaataaacaaacaattaatgatattgtgtgtgtgtgtgactgTGTGTGTTTACCAATGAGCAGATAACGATGAAGGCAAATAGGACAGTGATAATGGCGGTGAAGTCTCCGCTTCCTTGTTGACGGAGTGGTTCCATCGGCGGTCGCCGTGGTGGCGGTTGAGTTCCGGCGTCCATCGTTTACTGATGTCTCTGACTCTCGTCAACTGCCTAGCTTTTAGAGGTGGTTACTCTGGTAATGTGATGTGAAAGAAAGGAATAAATTATGCcgtactttatatattttttctatttctaaTTTTGGAATTTTATAAATAACACTCGGGAAGGTTAATCGAATTTTCGGGTTACTTTGGTGAGGCTATTTGGGTTTTTGAGAATTACCGCGTATAACGTAACCTAGTGAACTATATGTATCGTTCGGGTCAAAGTAATTCCGgttttgatgtatttttttccGGGTGCTACACTCACTCATGTAAAAAACTGTGTAAATgatttaggaaaatgataaatgctcgatttttttaaatgttatcatCTCATAATTACGAGggttattaggctatttggttaggttGATTAACCATTTTCCaactcttgattttttaattatataaatattatatattttttatgaaaccttatattcaataattaaattacagaCATGAGTTACATGACTTAGATATAACTCAAAACTCTTGAAATACCTCTATTAATCTACTCcgacatatatattaaatgagaCTTAAACTTGAGTGATTTTCCAAGGCTGATAAGTCACCTACACTATAAATAATGTTATATCATTTTTGTTACtatcatatcatattatgacaaataaaaatagatattatATAAATGAGATTACGAGAATATGAAATACTAAATGGTAGATGAAGAAAAAATTTCAGATATAACGATATGTTATTTTAATAGTATAATTTTgcgttgtttttttaatttttattaacattaacttttgttaatattattgatGTAACTTTTACTGTTGTTTTTAAAGAATATggtttataatataatttcttACGCCTAGCTTACGGACCCTTTTTCATGCTCGGTCTGGATCTATAAACTTCCAGAGATGGCCCTACTACATATTCtcgaatataaataaaagatatgacTTCATTTTAACAGAAATATCTCCAAAACGCACAAGTTGTGCAAAATGTGAATGCAGATtcatatattactatattagttCATTGTTTTATAAGGTTAACTTTGCTATAAAATTTTTCTCCTTCGATCTAATTATCTTATTATCTCAAAAACATTATATCTACTACttcatataaaaagaaaaaaaaaaaaaacaactccgTTGATATATTACATGTTTTGACTTTGGAGATGAATGATTTGTCTAAACTATCCTCTATAcaatacatcaataaattatcaTTTGTACTCTTTTAACAAAGTAAAATTTCATTACGTTGATTCTTCACAAAAAACATTATATCACCATCTCTTTATAACGACCACTTTATAACAATTTTGCTGCAATGCGTGAGATTTAGGCTAGTTAATTACCGGTaattatctatatttctatataataCATGAGGAAAGTAAATATGGGACTGTCCATCGTTTAAGCTTAGATGACGAACTCAtcatatatcaatattttaatttattaaattcatGAGACTCGACtcattatttattatacaacaaatattaaaaaattggtATGTGAGTGATTATAGATAAGAAACAACCCTATATTCACCACTTATTCTTCtcaaattaaactaaataagaGGATTactcataaaagaatttaaaaaggagatttagtaaaaatttaatttttttttatatggacTAGCTTAGTTGATACATTTTTAATAGTTTGCCCGCCCTTGCAAATATTATGTTgtaataaacatgattcgattcgagtgataaaacatccccgaTCGTcatgtggaacctgtaagagcattaaatataattgctattgatttcgggttctcAAAACAATATGATTATGATTGAGTGATAATGAAATGA includes these proteins:
- the LOC122578155 gene encoding erlin-2-B is translated as MDAGTQPPPRRPPMEPLRQQGSGDFTAIITVLFAFIVICSLVLLPSSSPNLKNSLTILHQVPEGHVGVYWLGGALQKTTTTPGFHVKLPLITHYEPVQVTLQTDLVRDIPCGTKGGVMINFDRIEVVNRLKKEAVYETLLNYGVEYDHTWIYDKIHHEINQFCSVHSLQEVYIDMFDQIDETMKDALQADCTRYAPGIEIISVRVTKPRIPESVRRNFEQMEEERTKVLVSVERQRVAEKEAETQKKIAITEAEKNAYVSKIVMEQKLMEKDSLRRQEEISNTMYLAREKSLADAKYYQTMKEAEANKLKLTPQFLELKFIEAISNNTKMFFGNKVPNMVLDQRLLGNFLKEMEGKRNLEA